The following coding sequences lie in one Arabidopsis thaliana chromosome 3, partial sequence genomic window:
- a CDS encoding coiled-coil protein (unknown protein; INVOLVED IN: biological_process unknown; LOCATED IN: plasma membrane; EXPRESSED IN: 22 plant structures; EXPRESSED DURING: 13 growth stages; BEST Arabidopsis thaliana protein match is: unknown protein (TAIR:AT5G23700.1); Has 12232 Blast hits to 9546 proteins in 892 species: Archae - 172; Bacteria - 1174; Metazoa - 6487; Fungi - 1343; Plants - 856; Viruses - 50; Other Eukaryotes - 2150 (source: NCBI BLink).), translated as MDRRRAGSPVYGRQWSESSNSTEATSPAMSPAHRKQLGGIGGFSTVKRTQNVAAKAAAQRLAKVMALQNKDNGDEDDEDEDEDLSLRFASASLKPARHAPSSISSTGSNSSNGNNNLPAVSFAPRTRSPSPALGRNFAEQVPSSVRSASAGRPSMSARSTTPTPIPNLMPPSRVSVKTPVSIPPLDPPTRSRDKRFFADVPSVNSKEKGDQREASALRDELDMLQEENENVLEKLRRAEEKRVEAEARAKELEKQVASLGEGVSLEAKLLSRKEAALRQREAALNVAKQKKSGKDEEIVSLRSELENLKDEATTAAERLQEAESEAKSLRTMTQRMILTQDEMEEVVLKRCWLARYWGLAVQHGICADIAPSRQEHWSKLAPLPFELVTSAAQKAKELSWDKGGNDRSKAARDLSDLTGEGNIESMLSVEMGLRELASLKVEDAVVLIFAQQRKLSLVRHTVSDSKGHGESRFIDAYGNGKVSLTLFSLFSTLM; from the exons ATGGATCGGAGGAGGGCGGGTAGCCCAGTGTATGGTCGCCAGTGGAGCGAATCATCGAACAGTACGGAGGCAACATCACCGGCGATGTCTCCTGCTCACCGGAAACAGCTCGGTGGTATCGGAGGTTTCTCCACCGTTAAACGGACTCAGAACGTAGCTGCCAAAGCCGCGGCACAGCGATTAGCTAAGGTCATGGCCTTACAGAACAAAGACAACggagacgaagatgatgaagatgaagatgaagatctAAGTCTCAGATTCGCATCTGCTTCTTTAAAACCTGCTCGTCATGCACCTTCTTCTATCTCCTCCACCGGAAGCAATAGCAGCAACGGAAATAATAATTTGCCGGCTGTTTCATTTGCTCCCCGAACTAGATCGCCGTCTCCTGCG TTAGGCAGGAACTTCGCCGAGCAAGTACCTTCTTCAGTGCGGTCTGCTTCAGCCGGAAGGCCGTCAATGTCTGCTAGATCTACGACTCCGACTCCGATTCCTAATCTAATGCCGCCTAGTAGGGTGTCGGTGAAAACTCCGGTTTCTATTCCTCCACTTGATCCTCCAACTCGGAGCAGAGATAAAAG GTTCTTTGCTGATGTACCATCAgtaaattcaaaagaaaagggtGATCAGCGGGAAGCTTCAGCTCTTCGTGATGAA CTGGATATGCTACAAGAGGAGAATGAGAATGTACTGGAGAAG CTTCGTCGTGCGGAAGAAAAAAGGGTGGAAGCAGAAGCTAGGGCTAAGGAGCTCGAGAAACAG GTTGCCTCTCTTGGAGAAGGAGTTTCCTTGGAGGCGAAATTGTTAAGCAG GAAAGAAGCAGCATTGCGTCAAAGAGAG GCTGCTCTAAATGTtgctaaacaaaaaaagagtggaAAGGATGAGGAAATTGTTTCCCTACGTTCGGAGCTTGAG AACTTGAAAGATGAGGCTACAACTGCTGCAGAACGGCTTCAAGAAGCAGAGTCTGAAGCGAAGTCTCTTCGCACAATGACTCAGAGGATGATTTTAACACAGGATGAAATG GAAGAAGTAGTTCTGAAGAGATGCTGGCTTGCTCGGTATTGGGGCTTGGCTGTGCAACATG GCATTTGTGCGGATATAGCACCATCCAGGCAAGAGCACTGGTCAAAGTTGGCTCCTCTTCCATTTGAGCTCGTCACTTCAGCAGCACAGAAGGCGAAGGAGTTATCTTGGGATAAAG GTGGGAATGATCGGAGTAAGGCGGCTAGAGATTTGAGTGATCTAACTGGAGAAGGAAATATTGAAAGTATGCTTTCAGTTGAGATGGGTTTGAGAGAGCTAGCATCATTAAAG GTGGAGGATGCTGTTGTGCTTATATTCGCCCAGCAGAGAAAGTTGAGTTTGGTTCGCCACACTGTTTCCG ACTCCAAAGGTCATGGAGAATCCAGATTTATCGATGCATATGGTAACGGAAAAGTCTCActaactcttttctctttgttttccaCCCTTATGTAG
- a CDS encoding coiled-coil protein: MSARSTTPTPIPNLMPPSRVSVKTPVSIPPLDPPTRSRDKRFFADVPSVNSKEKGDQREASALRDELDMLQEENENVLEKLRRAEEKRVEAEARAKELEKQVASLGEGVSLEAKLLSRKEAALRQREAALNVAKQKKSGKDEEIVSLRSELENLKDEATTAAERLQEAESEAKSLRTMTQRMILTQDEMEEVVLKRCWLARYWGLAVQHGICADIAPSRQEHWSKLAPLPFELVTSAAQKAKELSWDKGGNDRSKAARDLSDLTGEGNIESMLSVEMGLRELASLKVEDAVVLIFAQQRKLSLVRHTVSDSKGHGESRFIDAYELGEAEQEDVAFKQAWLMYFWGRAKLHGVEDDIAEERVQLWISRSSGKSQTTSHDALDVERGLIELRKLGIEQQLWEASRREIDQLPSPTSSNHDLDADS, translated from the exons ATGTCTGCTAGATCTACGACTCCGACTCCGATTCCTAATCTAATGCCGCCTAGTAGGGTGTCGGTGAAAACTCCGGTTTCTATTCCTCCACTTGATCCTCCAACTCGGAGCAGAGATAAAAG GTTCTTTGCTGATGTACCATCAgtaaattcaaaagaaaagggtGATCAGCGGGAAGCTTCAGCTCTTCGTGATGAA CTGGATATGCTACAAGAGGAGAATGAGAATGTACTGGAGAAG CTTCGTCGTGCGGAAGAAAAAAGGGTGGAAGCAGAAGCTAGGGCTAAGGAGCTCGAGAAACAG GTTGCCTCTCTTGGAGAAGGAGTTTCCTTGGAGGCGAAATTGTTAAGCAG GAAAGAAGCAGCATTGCGTCAAAGAGAG GCTGCTCTAAATGTtgctaaacaaaaaaagagtggaAAGGATGAGGAAATTGTTTCCCTACGTTCGGAGCTTGAG AACTTGAAAGATGAGGCTACAACTGCTGCAGAACGGCTTCAAGAAGCAGAGTCTGAAGCGAAGTCTCTTCGCACAATGACTCAGAGGATGATTTTAACACAGGATGAAATG GAAGAAGTAGTTCTGAAGAGATGCTGGCTTGCTCGGTATTGGGGCTTGGCTGTGCAACATG GCATTTGTGCGGATATAGCACCATCCAGGCAAGAGCACTGGTCAAAGTTGGCTCCTCTTCCATTTGAGCTCGTCACTTCAGCAGCACAGAAGGCGAAGGAGTTATCTTGGGATAAAG GTGGGAATGATCGGAGTAAGGCGGCTAGAGATTTGAGTGATCTAACTGGAGAAGGAAATATTGAAAGTATGCTTTCAGTTGAGATGGGTTTGAGAGAGCTAGCATCATTAAAG GTGGAGGATGCTGTTGTGCTTATATTCGCCCAGCAGAGAAAGTTGAGTTTGGTTCGCCACACTGTTTCCG ACTCCAAAGGTCATGGAGAATCCAGATTTATCGATGCATATG AACTGGGTGAAGCGGAACAAGAAGATGTTGCCTTTAAGCAG GCATGGCTGATGTACTTCTGGGGAAGAGCTAAGTTGCACGGTGTGGAAGATGACATCGCAGAGGAACGTGTCCAGTTATGGATCAGCCGTAGCAGTGGGAAATCTCAGACGACTTCTCATGATGCCTTGGATG TGGAAAGAGGGTTGATAGAGCTACGAAAACTGGGAATAGAGCAACAGTTGTGGGAAGCTTCTCGACGAGAAATCGATCAGCTTCCCTCGCCTACTTCTTCGAATCACGATCTCGATGCTGATTCATAG
- a CDS encoding coiled-coil protein (unknown protein; INVOLVED IN: biological_process unknown; LOCATED IN: plasma membrane; EXPRESSED IN: 22 plant structures; EXPRESSED DURING: 13 growth stages; BEST Arabidopsis thaliana protein match is: unknown protein (TAIR:AT5G23700.1); Has 12429 Blast hits to 9751 proteins in 897 species: Archae - 180; Bacteria - 1190; Metazoa - 6552; Fungi - 1361; Plants - 886; Viruses - 50; Other Eukaryotes - 2210 (source: NCBI BLink).) — MDRRRAGSPVYGRQWSESSNSTEATSPAMSPAHRKQLGGIGGFSTVKRTQNVAAKAAAQRLAKVMALQNKDNGDEDDEDEDEDLSLRFASASLKPARHAPSSISSTGSNSSNGNNNLPAVSFAPRTRSPSPALGRNFAEQVPSSVRSASAGRPSMSARSTTPTPIPNLMPPSRVSVKTPVSIPPLDPPTRSRDKRFFADVPSVNSKEKGDQREASALRDELDMLQEENENVLEKLRRAEEKRVEAEARAKELEKQVASLGEGVSLEAKLLSRKEAALRQREAALNVAKQKKSGKDEEIVSLRSELENLKDEATTAAERLQEAESEAKSLRTMTQRMILTQDEMEEVVLKRCWLARYWGLAVQHGICADIAPSRQEHWSKLAPLPFELVTSAAQKAKELSWDKGGNDRSKAARDLSDLTGEGNIESMLSVEMGLRELASLKVEDAVVLIFAQQRKLSLVRHTVSDSKGHGESRFIDAYELGEAEQEDVAFKQAWLMYFWGRAKLHGVEDDIAEERVQLWISRSSGKSQTTSHDALDVERGLIELRKLGIEQQLWEASRREIDQLPSPTSSNHDLDADS, encoded by the exons ATGGATCGGAGGAGGGCGGGTAGCCCAGTGTATGGTCGCCAGTGGAGCGAATCATCGAACAGTACGGAGGCAACATCACCGGCGATGTCTCCTGCTCACCGGAAACAGCTCGGTGGTATCGGAGGTTTCTCCACCGTTAAACGGACTCAGAACGTAGCTGCCAAAGCCGCGGCACAGCGATTAGCTAAGGTCATGGCCTTACAGAACAAAGACAACggagacgaagatgatgaagatgaagatgaagatctAAGTCTCAGATTCGCATCTGCTTCTTTAAAACCTGCTCGTCATGCACCTTCTTCTATCTCCTCCACCGGAAGCAATAGCAGCAACGGAAATAATAATTTGCCGGCTGTTTCATTTGCTCCCCGAACTAGATCGCCGTCTCCTGCG TTAGGCAGGAACTTCGCCGAGCAAGTACCTTCTTCAGTGCGGTCTGCTTCAGCCGGAAGGCCGTCAATGTCTGCTAGATCTACGACTCCGACTCCGATTCCTAATCTAATGCCGCCTAGTAGGGTGTCGGTGAAAACTCCGGTTTCTATTCCTCCACTTGATCCTCCAACTCGGAGCAGAGATAAAAG GTTCTTTGCTGATGTACCATCAgtaaattcaaaagaaaagggtGATCAGCGGGAAGCTTCAGCTCTTCGTGATGAA CTGGATATGCTACAAGAGGAGAATGAGAATGTACTGGAGAAG CTTCGTCGTGCGGAAGAAAAAAGGGTGGAAGCAGAAGCTAGGGCTAAGGAGCTCGAGAAACAG GTTGCCTCTCTTGGAGAAGGAGTTTCCTTGGAGGCGAAATTGTTAAGCAG GAAAGAAGCAGCATTGCGTCAAAGAGAG GCTGCTCTAAATGTtgctaaacaaaaaaagagtggaAAGGATGAGGAAATTGTTTCCCTACGTTCGGAGCTTGAG AACTTGAAAGATGAGGCTACAACTGCTGCAGAACGGCTTCAAGAAGCAGAGTCTGAAGCGAAGTCTCTTCGCACAATGACTCAGAGGATGATTTTAACACAGGATGAAATG GAAGAAGTAGTTCTGAAGAGATGCTGGCTTGCTCGGTATTGGGGCTTGGCTGTGCAACATG GCATTTGTGCGGATATAGCACCATCCAGGCAAGAGCACTGGTCAAAGTTGGCTCCTCTTCCATTTGAGCTCGTCACTTCAGCAGCACAGAAGGCGAAGGAGTTATCTTGGGATAAAG GTGGGAATGATCGGAGTAAGGCGGCTAGAGATTTGAGTGATCTAACTGGAGAAGGAAATATTGAAAGTATGCTTTCAGTTGAGATGGGTTTGAGAGAGCTAGCATCATTAAAG GTGGAGGATGCTGTTGTGCTTATATTCGCCCAGCAGAGAAAGTTGAGTTTGGTTCGCCACACTGTTTCCG ACTCCAAAGGTCATGGAGAATCCAGATTTATCGATGCATATG AACTGGGTGAAGCGGAACAAGAAGATGTTGCCTTTAAGCAG GCATGGCTGATGTACTTCTGGGGAAGAGCTAAGTTGCACGGTGTGGAAGATGACATCGCAGAGGAACGTGTCCAGTTATGGATCAGCCGTAGCAGTGGGAAATCTCAGACGACTTCTCATGATGCCTTGGATG TGGAAAGAGGGTTGATAGAGCTACGAAAACTGGGAATAGAGCAACAGTTGTGGGAAGCTTCTCGACGAGAAATCGATCAGCTTCCCTCGCCTACTTCTTCGAATCACGATCTCGATGCTGATTCATAG